The following are encoded in a window of Roseimaritima ulvae genomic DNA:
- a CDS encoding HEAT repeat domain-containing protein, whose protein sequence is MMKRLASVIVLLSLTVASAFGDETLELTNGARLTGTTRKVEDPKQPYTLIETEDGLRVALRQHDIRRTKTDEVTEQYRQLAARVPDEADAHFEMARWCTKNRLRAQSRYHMRRVIELDPEHGTAREALDFVKRRDEWIPRSQWERERGLVRSAGKYHLPEDLASQKSSKETETKVKKWAPDIARLRNKVLRGGDKAGEALQSLRAIQDPLAAPAIGDELTNPRNRKQPQSLRLLWVDLLARMKTPAAVKPLVQIGVKESDPVIREAALEHLAEYGYRSAQFSYAPMLKSANNTEVNSAGRALAALPNPELRFVLVDALITEHVVAKGGPSTDMNVLMGQNGGGGLSMGGGPKSEKVRKRNPAVLAALREIAPDVDFQYDENLWRQYFAQQLGSYSGDLRRDR, encoded by the coding sequence ATGATGAAACGCCTTGCTTCCGTGATTGTTTTGCTGAGCCTGACTGTGGCTTCCGCCTTCGGCGACGAAACGCTGGAGCTGACCAACGGAGCTCGGCTGACCGGCACTACGCGAAAGGTCGAGGACCCCAAGCAGCCCTATACGTTGATCGAAACCGAAGACGGTTTGCGGGTGGCCCTGCGGCAGCATGATATTCGTCGTACCAAAACCGACGAAGTGACCGAGCAATATCGACAGTTGGCCGCTCGCGTACCGGATGAAGCGGATGCCCATTTTGAAATGGCGCGGTGGTGTACGAAAAATCGTCTGCGTGCTCAATCGCGTTATCACATGCGGCGGGTGATCGAATTGGATCCCGAACACGGTACGGCGCGCGAAGCTCTAGATTTTGTCAAACGCCGGGACGAATGGATTCCGCGCAGTCAGTGGGAACGCGAACGAGGCCTAGTGCGTTCGGCCGGCAAGTACCATTTGCCGGAAGACCTCGCGTCGCAGAAATCGAGTAAAGAAACCGAAACCAAAGTAAAGAAGTGGGCGCCCGATATCGCTCGGCTGCGTAACAAAGTGTTGCGCGGAGGCGACAAGGCGGGCGAAGCGCTGCAGTCCCTGCGAGCGATTCAGGATCCGCTGGCGGCGCCGGCCATCGGAGACGAATTGACCAATCCCCGAAATCGCAAACAGCCACAATCGCTACGGCTGCTGTGGGTCGATCTGTTGGCCCGCATGAAAACCCCTGCGGCCGTCAAGCCTTTGGTGCAAATCGGTGTCAAAGAATCGGACCCGGTGATTCGCGAAGCCGCGCTGGAACACCTCGCCGAATACGGCTATCGCTCGGCCCAGTTCAGTTATGCCCCGATGCTCAAGAGCGCCAATAACACGGAAGTTAATAGTGCTGGTCGGGCTTTGGCGGCGCTGCCCAACCCCGAACTGCGGTTTGTGCTGGTCGATGCTCTGATCACCGAACACGTGGTTGCCAAAGGCGGCCCATCGACGGACATGAACGTGTTGATGGGCCAGAACGGTGGTGGCGGATTATCGATGGGCGGCGGACCGAAATCAGAGAAAGTTCGCAAACGAAATCCGGCCGTCCTGGCCGCACTCCGCGAGATCGCCCCGGACGTGGATTTTCAATACGACGAAAACCTCTGGCGACAATACTTCGCTCAGCAACTGGGCAGCTACAGCGGCGACCTCCGCCGCGATCGGTAA
- a CDS encoding DUF5684 domain-containing protein, producing MNIFQPSALFAQQDMGTAFAAAGAVFVVFFLVMMALNLLIIVGLWKVFSKAGKPGWAALIPVYNLIVLLEIVKRPLWWVVLAMIPMVNLAVSIVLCLDLAKQFNKGPGFGIGLALLPYVFVPMLGFGSAEYADAVEAGMTPTGGSTPQAQPVRTAEAAEPDAEDADLQRRFVLFQAVPAWMISMVVHVLILLALALVTIGVEEKVVNVLSASSIGEEGPEIDEFSMEQPQEEMEQTEEEVTEEVVEVAEPIEDMQPLDLDTPLEMVSVPISVVDMASAMAPVADSLQTLSATTTSELGSRSSADVKKQMLRTYGGTESSEAAVTKALKWLERHQLPNGAWTFAHQVVCRDPACDHSGSHKEAVNGATALALLPFLGAGQTQFTGEHKKTVERGLAFLIANGKPKSIGGLQCLDFTEKGGSMYSHGLAAIALCEAYAMTEDSRLAGPAQGALNFIMYAQDPRGGGWRYRPRQAGDTSATGWQIMALKSGYMGHLTVTPASIRGSTLFLDSVQSDGGSLYGYTAPVANRRSGRACHAVGLLCRMYLGWDKDHPGIKKGVQHLSAIGVAKGDIYYNYYAAQVLRQYGGSEWEKFNTELRDWLVAEQSDTGGTKGSWAFKNAGHGTEHGGRLYMTCMATMILEVYYRHMPLYADKAAEEEFPL from the coding sequence ATGAACATATTCCAGCCATCAGCTCTCTTCGCCCAGCAAGACATGGGCACGGCCTTCGCTGCGGCGGGGGCCGTCTTCGTGGTGTTCTTCTTGGTTATGATGGCCCTGAACCTGCTGATTATCGTGGGTTTGTGGAAGGTGTTCAGCAAAGCGGGTAAGCCCGGTTGGGCGGCGCTAATCCCGGTCTACAACCTCATCGTATTGCTGGAAATCGTGAAACGGCCGCTGTGGTGGGTCGTGTTGGCGATGATTCCGATGGTGAATCTGGCTGTCAGCATCGTGCTGTGCTTGGACCTGGCCAAACAATTCAACAAAGGCCCAGGTTTTGGCATCGGCTTGGCTCTGCTGCCGTACGTGTTCGTCCCGATGCTGGGCTTTGGCTCGGCCGAATACGCCGATGCCGTCGAAGCAGGCATGACTCCGACGGGCGGCAGCACGCCGCAAGCTCAACCGGTTCGCACGGCCGAAGCCGCCGAACCGGATGCGGAAGACGCCGATTTGCAGCGCCGATTTGTGTTGTTTCAAGCCGTTCCAGCTTGGATGATCAGCATGGTCGTTCACGTCTTGATCCTGCTCGCCTTGGCGTTGGTCACGATCGGCGTGGAAGAAAAAGTCGTGAACGTGCTGAGCGCCTCATCGATCGGCGAAGAAGGCCCGGAAATCGACGAATTTTCGATGGAACAGCCTCAGGAGGAAATGGAGCAGACCGAGGAAGAGGTCACCGAAGAGGTGGTGGAGGTCGCCGAACCGATCGAGGACATGCAGCCGCTGGACCTGGATACGCCCCTGGAAATGGTTTCGGTTCCGATCAGTGTGGTCGACATGGCCAGCGCCATGGCTCCGGTCGCCGATTCCCTGCAAACGCTTAGCGCCACCACGACCAGCGAGTTGGGTAGCCGCAGCAGTGCGGATGTCAAAAAGCAGATGTTGCGGACCTATGGCGGTACCGAATCCAGCGAAGCGGCCGTGACCAAGGCGCTCAAGTGGCTGGAACGCCATCAGTTGCCCAACGGGGCCTGGACCTTCGCGCATCAAGTCGTCTGCCGCGATCCCGCTTGTGACCATTCGGGCAGCCATAAAGAAGCCGTCAACGGGGCCACGGCATTGGCTCTTCTGCCGTTTTTGGGTGCTGGGCAAACGCAGTTCACCGGCGAGCACAAAAAAACCGTCGAACGCGGCTTGGCGTTCTTGATCGCCAACGGCAAACCCAAGAGCATCGGTGGACTGCAGTGTTTGGACTTCACCGAAAAGGGCGGTTCAATGTATTCCCACGGCTTGGCCGCCATCGCGCTGTGTGAAGCTTACGCGATGACCGAAGATTCGCGGTTAGCCGGCCCTGCCCAAGGCGCCTTGAACTTCATTATGTACGCCCAAGATCCCCGCGGCGGTGGCTGGCGTTATCGGCCTCGCCAAGCCGGTGATACCTCGGCGACCGGTTGGCAAATCATGGCGCTCAAGAGCGGTTACATGGGGCACCTGACGGTCACCCCCGCCTCGATTCGCGGCTCGACCCTGTTTCTCGATTCGGTGCAGTCCGATGGCGGGTCCCTGTACGGCTACACCGCTCCGGTGGCCAATCGCCGTTCCGGCCGCGCCTGCCACGCCGTGGGCTTGCTGTGCCGGATGTACCTGGGTTGGGACAAAGACCATCCGGGCATCAAGAAGGGCGTGCAACACCTGAGTGCCATCGGAGTCGCCAAGGGAGACATCTATTACAACTACTACGCCGCACAGGTCCTGCGGCAGTACGGCGGCAGTGAATGGGAGAAATTCAACACCGAACTGCGCGACTGGTTGGTGGCCGAACAATCCGATACCGGCGGTACTAAGGGCAGCTGGGCCTTCAAAAACGCGGGCCATGGCACCGAACATGGCGGACGGCTGTACATGACCTGCATGGCCACCATGATCCTGGAAGTCTACTACCGGCACATGCCGCTTTACGCAGACAAAGCCGCCGAAGAAGAGTTCCCTCTGTAG
- a CDS encoding porin, whose amino-acid sequence MPLLRMKILLAVVISCGLWGCGGAAFGEEFSFTDLEPGLTDAGLTDAGLTETGLLEADIEQASWSMETLSGCNAEKPVSGCRDCNRNEGRKLNWLGLDDLRVGGWMQLGYHSSGLGNNPRAKRFNDYPDHLQLQQAWLFAEKLADGRHGLDIGGRVDYLYGTDAQDTQAFGTDDFDDNNDWDNGWDNGAYGHALPQLYGEVAYGDVSVKFGHFYTIVGYEVVSAPDNFFYSHSWQMNNIEPFSHTGVISTISLTDRITAYAGYTLGWDSGFVDNGDAFLGGLAWILTDRFSLTYTTSVGRFNESVDTLNNNTRLPVNFNERGHMHSLTTRYRLSDRFAFISQKDFIDTELQDGTEWRSGGGFTNYFLYDVSENYSAGLRFEWWQVDGAKFVGNRSQKDVYMLTLGLNCRPHSNLIIRPEARWDWGINESNMAVLNLNENGESSQFTFGVDAILTF is encoded by the coding sequence ATGCCATTGCTGCGAATGAAGATATTGCTTGCTGTTGTCATTTCCTGTGGTCTATGGGGATGCGGCGGCGCGGCATTTGGCGAAGAATTTTCCTTCACCGACCTGGAGCCAGGCCTGACGGATGCAGGCCTGACGGATGCAGGCCTGACGGAAACCGGCCTACTGGAAGCGGACATCGAGCAGGCCAGCTGGTCGATGGAAACGCTCAGCGGGTGCAACGCCGAGAAACCGGTTAGTGGCTGCCGCGATTGCAACCGCAACGAAGGCCGCAAGCTGAACTGGCTGGGATTGGATGACCTGCGAGTCGGTGGCTGGATGCAACTGGGCTACCACTCCAGCGGCCTCGGTAACAATCCCCGCGCCAAACGCTTCAACGACTATCCCGACCACCTACAGCTGCAACAGGCATGGTTGTTTGCCGAGAAACTGGCCGATGGTCGCCATGGTTTGGACATAGGGGGACGCGTCGATTATCTGTACGGCACCGACGCTCAGGACACTCAAGCGTTTGGCACCGACGACTTCGACGATAACAACGACTGGGATAACGGCTGGGACAACGGAGCCTACGGGCATGCCCTGCCGCAGCTTTACGGCGAAGTCGCTTATGGGGACGTGTCCGTTAAGTTCGGTCACTTCTACACGATCGTTGGCTACGAAGTCGTGTCGGCGCCCGATAACTTCTTCTACAGCCACTCCTGGCAGATGAACAACATCGAGCCGTTTTCGCACACCGGTGTGATCAGCACGATTTCGTTAACCGACCGCATTACCGCGTACGCCGGATACACCTTGGGTTGGGATTCGGGTTTCGTCGACAACGGCGACGCCTTCCTGGGCGGTTTGGCCTGGATTCTGACCGATCGCTTCAGCCTGACCTATACGACTTCGGTCGGTCGCTTTAACGAGTCGGTCGACACGCTCAACAATAACACTCGCCTGCCGGTCAATTTCAACGAACGCGGGCACATGCACTCCTTAACTACCCGCTACCGCCTCAGTGATCGATTTGCCTTCATCTCGCAGAAGGACTTCATCGACACGGAACTGCAAGACGGCACCGAGTGGCGCAGCGGCGGCGGTTTCACCAACTACTTTCTGTACGACGTGAGCGAAAACTACAGCGCCGGATTGCGGTTTGAATGGTGGCAGGTCGATGGCGCCAAGTTCGTTGGCAATCGCAGCCAGAAAGACGTCTACATGTTGACGCTGGGTTTAAATTGCCGGCCGCATTCGAACTTGATCATCCGTCCCGAAGCTCGCTGGGACTGGGGCATCAACGAAAGCAACATGGCGGTGCTGAACTTGAACGAGAACGGCGAGTCGAGCCAATTCACGTTCGGCGTCGACGCCATCCTGACCTTCTAA
- the ruvX gene encoding Holliday junction resolvase RuvX, with the protein MSEPLAAGTQEPAFPDSGRLAGVDYGTVRIGIAICDPGRILVSPLEILRRSDTEREADFFGQLVKQERIAGFVVGLPIHCDGGESDKSRESRKFALWLHQQTGLPVRLFDERFTTADATRRLRSGGMKSAKRKQRLDAVAAQVLLEAFLEAARYAGPDELPGQSLQQAAGGGSGLDDQTN; encoded by the coding sequence ATGAGCGAACCGTTAGCGGCTGGGACCCAAGAACCGGCGTTTCCCGATTCGGGGCGGCTGGCCGGCGTGGATTATGGGACCGTGCGGATCGGGATCGCGATCTGCGACCCGGGTCGTATTTTAGTCAGTCCGCTGGAAATCCTCCGCCGCAGCGACACCGAACGAGAGGCCGATTTTTTTGGCCAGCTGGTGAAACAGGAGCGGATCGCTGGATTTGTGGTTGGGCTGCCGATCCACTGCGACGGCGGCGAAAGCGATAAAAGCCGCGAAAGCCGCAAATTCGCACTATGGCTACACCAACAAACCGGACTGCCGGTGCGTCTGTTCGACGAGCGGTTCACCACGGCCGACGCCACTCGCCGGCTCCGCAGCGGGGGCATGAAGTCGGCTAAACGCAAACAACGACTCGACGCCGTCGCCGCGCAGGTCCTGCTGGAAGCCTTTCTCGAAGCCGCTCGTTACGCCGGCCCGGACGAGCTGCCCGGACAATCGTTACAGCAAGCCGCCGGTGGGGGAAGCGGGCTGGATGACCAAACGAATTAG
- the aroB gene encoding 3-dehydroquinate synthase: MSESPLQEVTVPLSPDAYSIFIGTDWWSGLGGKIRETLSDMSHAMLVYDSEVRSSWAEPLAEQLRGAGVRVDLVEVLSGENSKSVQRLEQIWEQMRVDRADRQSVVIAVGGGVVGDLAGFAAATFNRGVRLVQVPTTLLSQVDSSVGGKTGINLPDAKNIVGAFWQPSLVLIDTATLSTLPPRTFHSGLAEVAKYGVIADAQFFGWLEQHAEALAKADHEAVRHAIAVSCQTKADVVVADERETSGRRATLNYGHTFGHAIEATAGYWKFLHGEAVAIGMQMAAHLARALGRVDDEFVQRQHDLLLRLQLPVCWQDAEPELMLQTMQSDKKVAHGKLRFVLPTRIGHVELVGDVDEKLVINAINACKI, from the coding sequence ATGTCTGAGTCGCCTCTTCAAGAAGTCACCGTCCCGCTGTCGCCTGACGCTTATTCTATTTTCATTGGCACGGATTGGTGGAGCGGACTGGGCGGGAAAATTCGCGAAACACTCTCCGATATGTCGCATGCCATGTTGGTTTACGATTCGGAGGTCCGCAGCAGTTGGGCGGAACCGCTGGCCGAACAGCTCCGCGGCGCCGGCGTTCGAGTCGACTTGGTGGAGGTTTTGTCAGGGGAAAACAGCAAATCGGTGCAGCGTTTGGAGCAGATTTGGGAACAGATGCGTGTCGACCGCGCCGACCGACAGTCGGTGGTGATCGCCGTCGGGGGCGGCGTGGTTGGCGACCTGGCAGGTTTTGCCGCTGCGACATTCAACCGCGGCGTGCGACTGGTCCAAGTGCCCACCACTTTGCTGTCTCAGGTCGATAGCAGCGTCGGCGGCAAGACCGGGATCAATTTGCCGGACGCCAAAAACATCGTGGGCGCGTTTTGGCAGCCCTCGTTGGTGCTGATCGATACCGCCACGCTGAGCACCCTGCCGCCGCGAACGTTTCACAGCGGGTTGGCGGAAGTGGCCAAATATGGCGTGATCGCCGACGCTCAGTTCTTCGGGTGGCTGGAACAGCACGCCGAAGCTCTGGCCAAGGCCGATCACGAAGCGGTGCGGCATGCGATCGCGGTCAGCTGCCAAACCAAAGCCGACGTGGTGGTGGCCGATGAACGCGAAACCAGTGGCCGCCGAGCGACGTTGAACTACGGTCACACTTTTGGCCACGCCATCGAAGCCACCGCGGGATACTGGAAATTTTTACACGGTGAAGCGGTGGCGATTGGGATGCAAATGGCCGCCCACTTGGCCCGCGCTCTGGGACGGGTGGACGATGAGTTTGTACAGCGGCAACACGATTTATTGTTGCGGTTGCAATTGCCCGTATGTTGGCAAGACGCGGAGCCGGAGCTGATGCTGCAAACCATGCAAAGCGACAAGAAAGTCGCTCATGGAAAACTGCGGTTTGTCCTGCCCACGCGGATCGGGCACGTCGAATTGGTCGGCGACGTCGACGAGAAGCTGGTCATCAACGCCATCAACGCCTGTAAAATCTAA